From a region of the Lactuca sativa cultivar Salinas chromosome 4, Lsat_Salinas_v11, whole genome shotgun sequence genome:
- the LOC111906990 gene encoding uncharacterized protein LOC111906990, whose translation MAKTRSTTRNQNHDDSSSRKKRFNTCDNHGVSHWSELSHDMLFLVTMQLGIFDFVSFSGVCKSWRSFALCNMKRFMALKPPMLMWISNDANMKECYFYLKDFKGGKRKTLLPHSTDTKCIGLTCGYLVMLSLKTNDYWLVNPITKHELHFPVVPCSPNLNPFRAILIFSPSLSGWLFVLIQRFSRLIWFSIVGTDAWNHVSCAIPIIDLHVFQGKMYTLNKWWGLCEMRLGPEPKLTLLEIKSFPKRHFIYPLLVSSDENLYVVDGYSLKVPFEEMDFREMKWVSLKEKTTEKYAFFCSDMAYGTDIIPESWADSLSQYKRYEIFHNITEKCQKGRFFSSSMWYFPRDCLNINLCS comes from the coding sequence ATGGCAAAGACAAGGAGTACGACTAGAAACCAGAATCATGATGATTCATCTAGCAGGAAGAAAAGGTTCAATACTTGTGACAATCATGGTGTGTCACATTGGTCAGAACTTAGCCATGATATGCTTTTTTTAGTTACAATGCAATTGGGAATCTTTGATTTTGTTTCATTCAGTGGAGTTTGTAAGTCATGGAGGTCATTTGCACTTTGTAACATGAAAAGGTTTATGGCATTGAAACCACCCATGTTGATGTGGATCTCTAATGATGCAAATATGAAAGAGTGCTACTTCTACCTAAAGGATTTTAAAGGAGGAAAGCGCAAAACCCTACTTCCCCATTCCACTGACACTAAATGTATCGGATTAACTTGTGGTTACTTGGTGATGTTATCTTTGAAAACCAACGATTACTGGCTTGTGAATCCTATCACGAAGCATGAACTTCATTTCCCTGTTGTCCCCTGTTCGCCAAATCTTAATCCATTCAGAGCTATCCTGATCTTTTCACCTTCCCTATCTGGGTGGTTGTTTGTTCTTATTCAGAGATTCTCCCGTCTAATATGGTTTTCAATAGTTGGTACAGATGCATGGAATCATGTCTCCTGTGCTATCCCCATTATTGATTTACATGTTTTCCAAGGTAAGATGTATACCCTAAACAAGTGGTGGGGTTTGTGTGAAATGAGACTTGGTCCAGAGCCCAAATTGACATTACTTGAAATCAAGAGTTTTCCAAAGAGACACTTCATCTATCCGTTGCTTGTAAGCTCGGATGAAAACCTTTATGTGGTGGATGGTTATAGTTTAAAAGTTCCGTTTGAGGAAATGGATTTTCGTGAAATGAAATGGGTGTCACTAAAAGAAAAGACAACAGAAAAATATGCTTTCTTTTGTAGCGATATGGCGTATGGGACTGATATAATACCAGAGTCATGGGCTGACTCTCTGTCACAATACAAAAGATATGAGATCTTTCATAACATTACTGAGAAATGTCAAAAAGGCAGGTTCTTTTCTTCAAGCATGTGGTACTTCCCTCGTGATTGTTTGAATATTAATCTTTGTTCGTGA
- the LOC111906983 gene encoding uncharacterized protein LOC111906983, whose translation MARNQNDDDASTSNRKKRIKTCDNSGVGPWSELNHDVLFLVMMQLSFVDFVALSGVCKSWRSFALRKRFMASRPPMLMSISDTSCMNSCYCHLKDFDGRNFKTLLPHSVGRRCVGLTCGYLILLSFITNDYWLVNPITRWVFLVIDKLYFNIWFSVEGKGAWNHVSSTYPILDLHAFKGKIYARSNTWRVYEMKLNPKPKLTLLKIKNFPKSKVGNPVFVSSDENLYVMDHGLKDPIEELDFGVMKWVSPKEKTIGEYSFFL comes from the exons ATGGCTAGAAACCAGAATGATGATGATGCATCAACATCTAACAGGAAGAAGAGGATCAAGACTTGTGACAACAGTGGTGTGGGGCCTTGGTCAGAACTTAACCATGATGTGTTGTTTTTAGTTATGATGCAACTGAGTTTCGTTGATTTTGTTGCACTTAGTGGAGTTTGCAAGTCATGGAGGTCATTTGCACTCAGGAAGAGGTTTATGGCATCCAGACCACCCATGTTGATGTCCATCTCTGATACTTCTTGTATGAATTCGTGCTACTGCCACCTGAAGGACTTTGATGGAAGAAACTTCAAAACCCTCCTTCCCCATTCTGTTGGCAGGAGGTGTGTGGGATTAACTTGTGGTTACTTGATCTTGTTAAGTTTTATAACCAATGACTACTGGCTTGTGAATCCTATCACAAG GTGGGTGTTTCTAGTTATAGATAAACTCTACTTCAATATATGGTTTTCAGTAGAGGGTAAAGGAGCATGGAATCATGTCTCCTCCACTTACCCCATCCTTGATTTACACGCTTTCAAGGGGAAGATATATGCCCGAAGCAACACCTGGCGTGTGTATGAAATGAAACTCAATCCAAAGCCCAAATTGACATTACTCAAAATCAAGAATTTTCCAAAGTCAAAAGTAGGGAATCCGGTTTTTGTAAGTTCGGATGAGAACCTTTATGTGATGGATCACGGTTTAAAAGATCCGATTGAGGAACTAGATTTTGGCGTAATGAAATGGGTGTCACCAAAAGAAAAGACAATAGGAGaatattcattttttttgtaG